Within Theileria orientalis strain Shintoku DNA, chromosome 4, complete genome, the genomic segment GATACCGTCATGTACAAACAGACGGTCTAAAAGCCTTTTAAAGTTTAAGTCttaccatttttaaattttggCTTATagaatttgtaaatatctgGAAAGAACTCCTGAGTTATCTCAATGAACCCGTTTGGTAAATCTGATAGGTGTGAAGAGAGCAGTGATTTCAACAGGATTAAGCATGCGATTTTCGACTCCTTGTAGAACAGGCCCACCTGCCTAAAtggttatatttttattattaaactGACTTGAGAAAGCTGTGGTCCTGTTCGATATTGAAAACAGATAATTTATCACCCTTGTCAAACAGCCATATGTTTCTATACGACGATTGAAGCCGGTTGTACCAATTCGTATTCAGCTGATAGCCCTCGACTCCTGGCAACGATAGACTTGTTTTAAGTGGGTTTGTATCCGGCAAGTTCCAGCTTTCGTCGTCATCTTGGTTTGACGTTCCAAACAGGaaatttttcaaaatattATCGTCAGTCGACAAGTCtgaattaataaattaacttaTAGTAACTTACGAAACAGCTCATTGAAGTGTGAGTGCAACTCATCCTGGGAGTGAGATCCACCATCTTCCGTTAGTGTGTCTAGCCATGAGAACTTATCTCTAATTAAATTAGAGGGAGGATTGTCGTATTTCCAcgaaaaatttaaatagtcTTCTACATTATCTatgttgtatattttttcgCTATATAATCCTATGTTCGGGTTTGTATTTGAATTAGGATCGGGAATGTAAACAAGCTTTTTGAGGTTATCAGGCAATGACTTTGaaaattcattatttattatcatttttagataaaatatatattttacaataatatacaagaTTAAtactaaaatgtgtaaataggaacatttaatatttctCAAATGTTCTCTCTAATGTGAGGCGTaagaataatttaaaattattttaaaaaattaattccattaaatcaaatattatacactctttttgttgaattttaaattttgttcaAACTGTATTTTTTTGCTATTTCGCATATTGCCCTTGAAACTTTTTGTGCAGGAAGTCCTACTACATTAGAATATGATCCTATCATTTCCTCTACTACCGATTCTCCAAACATCGTTATCCTGTATGATCCTACAGCTCATTATACTTCAATTAAATCTAACCTGCTGACCCTTCATACTGGTGTGCGTCCAGTAGTGCTTCAACGTCTTTGTGTGTCATTTTCTGATATTTTACCTTTGTTAAATCATAGAATTTTGCTTCTGGCTTTTCAAATCCTTTGCTTCTTACGAATATTGCCACCcctgtgtatattttttggaATACTCCTGGGTATGAACTAATTTGACGCTTCGCATCGTCTCTGTCCACAGgtttttcataatattGTCCATTAACAAATACTAACGTATCAGCTGCAATTACAATTTGtatctataaatttattattaaaatatatatatgtatttatacataCCTTATCTGTGTCGAAATCTTCCTGTACGTTTCCATTCAGATTTGATAGAAGGCTTCTTAGTCTATTTTTAGACTCTATATCATTTGCTGTGAATATACTTTTGGCTACCATCCGAGCCTTATTTTCGGCTGTATCTGCGCAGTAATCTCCAGCACAGtcatatttacttttatccAAATCTTCCTCGAACCCTGATCCCATAACCAACAAGTTCGTAATTCCAATGTGCTCTCTTAGTATTCTCGGTCTATGTGGAGACATTGATGCCATTACCACCCATACTTTATTTGGGTTGCTGAATAAGTCACGAAGTCCAACTGTTGTGTACACTGTATCCTCGTTCGTCGCCATATATACTTATCtgtgtatttatgtatttttaatatattatctCACTAAAAGAATGCttttaaagtttataaGAGCTGTACATGTTTCTTGTGGGTATAAAACCGTTTTAACACAATCGGTTTTCTTATTCGAGGAAAACAAATGATTCGGTTCAGATTCCACATTTATTTCCTtggataataatattttccTCAATATCATTGAATCTACGAGCAGTTCGACTTCACACTCGTCCAATATTGCCATTTCGTTCCACAACTAAATGTTTTCATTATAATAacttaataatattatgttatatCATTGTGTGAATCTAATAATCTATTCTAGATTCGAATGAATTGACGTATATTATGAAATGGCTATCTTCATAACAATTACTACTAACAATTGTCTTTCTATTGTTGCCTTACCTCGTGTACTGTTAGTCCTGGCTTCTCTTTTACTATTGAGTAAATTTTCAGTGATATGAATGCGACCATGTGAACGTTAAAGCATCCGTCCAGCACTGTGAACGGGCTGTATACTGATGATCCAAGAGCGTTCCTGTATCCTTCTATGTCGTCTTCAATAACGTCCCGTATTAGGCTTGTGAAGTCCTTGAGGTCTTGAGGTATTTGTAAAGCGTTCTTTTGAAACATCAACCATAGTATTTCAGATATATAATCAGGTCTAGTTCTTTGTCCGTTTTCGATTGATTCGTTTGAAACGTTGGAGGCAGGTAATGTACTATTCTGAGTTGATTCCTCGCTGTTAATAAGTGTTTGATTCCCGCTTATCGTCGACTCATTACTGTTGACGTATTCGTTGTTATAATCATAATCgcaattaaaattttcttCATTGTAATGATTCGTGTAATCGACGTTATAATGGTATTCGTTATAGTAATTTTGATATTTGAGTCTGTTCTGGGCactataattattttcGTATTCATTAACATTTTCATCATCGTTATCGGTATCATTGTCAGCTTCGTTATCTGAGCgttcatcttcatcttcagaaACTTCTCCATCAAGATCCTGTTCAACCGTATCATTACTTTTTCCGTCGTTTACTCTATCTGATATAACCTTATAACAAAAACATGGCGagttaataattattttatcgcTATGTAACCAGTAGAGGTAAATGAACTCTTGCCCATTTGGTATCATGAACATCAACCTGAGAATCAAAGCTGAACTGATCAATATCTTATAGAGCATATTGTTAACGCCGACGGTCATGTAATCGTCATTATTCTTGAGGTCTCTGGCATTCAAATAATCACCATTGATATTGTTTACTCTCCGATTCACGTTATCTCCATTGACATTGTTTACTCTGTGGTTCAGGTTATCTCCATTGACATTTTTATGATTCTTGTTAGTGCATTTATAGATATTGTTGTAATCAGAGTTGTATTTGCGTCT encodes:
- a CDS encoding uncharacterized protein (Maf-like protein family protein) yields the protein MATNEDTVYTTVGLRDLFSNPNKVWVVMASMSPHRPRILREHIGITNLLVMGSGFEEDLDKSKYDCAGDYCADTAENKARMVAKSIFTANDIESKNRLRSLLSNLNGNVQEDFDTDKIQIVIAADTLVFVNGQYYEKPVDRDDAKRQISSYPGVFQKIYTGVAIFVRSKGFEKPEAKFYDLTKVKYQKMTHKDVEALLDAHQYEGSAGSYRITMFGESVVEEMIGSYSNVVGLPAQKVSRAICEIAKKYSLNKI